The segment ATCTGGTGCGCCCGGCCTATCGGCTGCTGGCCAACGCCATGTCGAGGGTGCCGGCATTGCGTTATATGGCGCAGTACCATCGCTATTCGTTTTGAGGCAGTCACGGGGCGTTACCGTCGGCTTGTGGTGGGAAGAGTTCGTCGCCGGTGGAAGTGGTGGTTGAGGGTGTCGCCGCCGGTGTTCATCAGGGGTGGCGGGTGCCAGTGCACGCGGCTGGTCTCTTTGTCGATGGTGTTGGTCCAGCCGAGTTGCACCGCCTCCCGACCTTCGGCCACATCGCTGTCCATGCATCGAACATATGAGCGGTCACCGACGAAACAGCCCAGAAAGTGACACCAGTGGTCAAAGAGTCCAAAGAAAATTGTGGGACTCAGCCGTCGCTCGAAAGTCGCTCATAGGTGAGCTCTTCGGACGTCGAACCGTCAGGTGTCGACCGGTCCCCGCGTCCCGAGAACCGGCTGCCGCCGACCCCCGCTGTTGAAGTCGGGGCACCACGGCGAGTGTCCGCGTTCGTCTCGCCAGGCGATCTGCAGTCCCCGGATCGGGCCGCTGCGGAACGCCACCGCCCATCCCATGTGGACGTCCGGGTGGGTCACCTCGACGAACTCGGCACCCGAACCGTCCGGAAACGTCATGGTGTCGCCGGGCGCGGGCTCGACCTCGTGCACCATGTAGTGCGCCATCTCGTTGAGCAGCAGCATGGACCGGGCGGGCGGAAGGCCGGTGATGAGCAGTTCGGGCAGGCCGGCCCCGCTGAGCCCGACCGTGTACGCGAATGGCGGGTCGGCTTCGAC is part of the Mycobacterium adipatum genome and harbors:
- a CDS encoding DUF4262 domain-containing protein, whose translation is MCWQCDHPGATRQDYLDELRGLVMKNGWAVQYVEADPPFAYTVGLSGAGLPELLITGLPPARSMLLLNEMAHYMVHEVEPAPGDTMTFPDGSGAEFVEVTHPDVHMGWAVAFRSGPIRGLQIAWRDERGHSPWCPDFNSGGRRQPVLGTRGPVDT